The Salvelinus fontinalis isolate EN_2023a chromosome 36, ASM2944872v1, whole genome shotgun sequence genome window below encodes:
- the LOC129835521 gene encoding diacylglycerol kinase eta-like — protein MSSSSSIKRENSEELKEPEPRHISLSPTTSSSIVLEKPESLSPPSFNEDQCSEKCVLNNYFGIGLDAKISLEFNNKRDEHPKKCSSRTKNKLWYGVMGTKELVHKTYKNLEQRVLLECDGVSICLPSLQGLAVLNIPSYAGGINFWGGTKEDSNFGAPSFDDKKLEVVAVFGSMQMAVSRVINIQHHRIAQCRQVKITILGDEGVPVQVDGEAWIQPPGIVKITHKNRAQMLTRDRNFERTLTSWEDKRKIDSYHSSRPLLNSQQSMEYLTEEECAQVQQLGLVADTLITRIRDAAKTHKLVEQELAHAVNASALVLSEAFPSKPSSPECLSRSTAVEIVNSSRVLKLETTMLLEGKLLVDSPQEEELLSTLSSLSTELCKLDDIHWICPAMHCSEEVADTVRVTGKSSIKMKMMPKVKREREKLHKQKSNSSLSGSWDIKGGAYETAPSGN, from the exons ATGTCTTCCTCCTCGTccataaagagagagaacagtgagGAGCTGAAAGAGCCAGAACCAC GTCACATCAGTTTGAGCCCCACCACTTCCTCTAGCATCGTCTTGGAGAAACCAGAGAGTCTCAGCCCTCCATCCTTTAACGAGGA TCAGTGTTCAGAGAAATGTGTACTGAACAATTACTTTGGGATCGGTCTGGATGCTAAGATCTCCCTGGAGTTTAACAACAAGAGAGATGAACACCCCAAGAAATGCAG tagtCGTACTAAGAACAAGTTGTGGTATGGGGTGATGGGAACCAAGGAGCTGGTGCATAAGACGTATAAGAACCTGGAGCAacgggtactgttggag tgtgatGGTGTCTCTATATGTCTGCCCAGTCTTCAGGGACTAGCTGTTCTCAACATCCCCAGCTATGCAGGAGGAATCAACTTCTGGGGTGGCACCAAAGAGGACAGC AACTTTGGCGCTCCGTCATTTGACGATAAGAAGCTGGAGGTGGTGGCTGTGTTTGGCAGCATGCAGATGGCTGTATCCAGAGTCATCAACATCCAGCACCACCGCAtcgcacag TGTCGTCAGGTAAAGATCACTATCCTAGGAGAcgagggggtaccagtacaagtGGATGGTGAAGCATGGATCCAGCCCCCAGGGATAGTCAAGATCACACACAAGAACAGAGCTCAGATGCTCACCAGAGACAGg AACTTTGAGAGGACTCTGACGTCATGGGAGGACAAGAGGAAGATTGACAGCTACCATTCCTCCAGGCCCCTCCTCAACTCTCAGCAATCTATGGAATACCTCACAGAGGAGGAGTGTGCCCAAGTTCAGCAGCTGGGCTTGGTGGCAGATACGCTCATCactag GATAAGAGATGCGGCTAAGACACACAAGCTGGTGGAACAGGAGTTGGCTCATGCTGTTAACGCCAGTGCCCTGGTCCTCAGTGAAGCCTTCCCCTCCAAGCCGTCCAGCCCTGAG TGTCTGAGTCGCAGTACAGCAGTGGAGATCGTGAACAGCAGTAGAGTCCTAAAGCTGGAGACCACGATGCTGCTGGAGGGGAAACTACTG GTGGACTCTCCCCAGGAAGAGGAGCTCCTCTCTACTCTCAGCAGTCTGAGCACTGAACTCTGCAAGCTGGACGACATACACTGGATCTGCCCTGCCATGCACTGCTCTGAGGAGGtggct GACACTGTGAGGGTGACCGGTAAGAGCAGTATTAAGATGAAGATGATGCCTaaggtgaagagggagagagagaagctccaCAAGCAGAAGTCCAATAGCTCTCTGTCGG gaTCTTGGGATATTAAAGGTGGCGCATATGAGACGGCTCCTTCAGGCAATTGA